A part of Variovorax sp. HW608 genomic DNA contains:
- a CDS encoding ABC transporter ATP-binding protein — protein MLEVSDLHLHYGSSHVLHGIDMRVGHGEIVTLFGRNGAGKTSLLKAIAGWVKPSRGEIRFLGGSLAGRPPNEVTHRGIGFVPEDRRIFPGLTVHENLELGLMQFASAADARQGLERIYTRFPRLRERREQTGTTLSGGEQQMLAMARAMVRPPKLLLVDEPSEGLAPMIVDEVFALIRELRQSGASILLVEQNMREALAVSDRFYAIERGRIVMHGDASNEDHRRELAAAIAI, from the coding sequence ATGCTGGAAGTCAGCGACCTGCACCTCCACTACGGCAGCAGCCATGTGCTCCACGGCATCGACATGCGTGTGGGCCACGGCGAGATCGTTACCTTGTTCGGCCGCAACGGCGCGGGAAAAACGAGCCTGCTGAAGGCGATCGCGGGCTGGGTGAAGCCTTCACGCGGAGAGATCCGTTTCCTCGGTGGCAGCCTTGCAGGCAGGCCACCCAACGAAGTCACGCACCGAGGGATCGGGTTCGTGCCGGAAGATCGCCGGATCTTTCCGGGACTGACCGTGCATGAGAATCTGGAACTCGGTCTCATGCAATTCGCCAGCGCAGCAGATGCGCGACAAGGCCTGGAGCGGATCTACACGCGGTTTCCGCGCCTGCGCGAGCGCCGGGAACAGACGGGCACGACTCTCTCGGGTGGCGAGCAGCAGATGCTGGCGATGGCGCGCGCAATGGTGCGGCCCCCGAAGCTGCTGCTGGTGGACGAGCCCAGCGAGGGCCTCGCGCCAATGATCGTCGACGAGGTCTTCGCCCTGATCCGGGAGTTGCGCCAGTCGGGCGCTTCCATTCTCCTCGTGGAACAGAACATGCGCGAGGCATTGGCGGTCTCCGACCGCTTCTATGCGATCGAGCGCGGCCGCATCGTGATGCACGGGGATGCAAGTAACGAGGATCACCGGCGCGAGCTTGCAGCGGCGATCGCTATCTAG
- a CDS encoding SRPBCC family protein, translating into MQITGSQAISMSPQDVWAALNDPEVLGCCVPGCESVERVSDGRFKLVMVSSIGPLRARFDGMLQMTEIQPAQSCVLVFEGQGGAIGFGKGRAEVRLLDRQGHTELRYAAEAQVGGKLAQVGSRLIDSVARKMSDDFFRAFREKATPRAAVEAESPVVPELVPMELPAWAWCVLFAGAAITLLMLIR; encoded by the coding sequence ATGCAAATCACAGGCAGCCAGGCCATCTCGATGTCGCCGCAGGACGTCTGGGCGGCCCTGAACGACCCGGAGGTCCTCGGCTGTTGTGTGCCGGGCTGCGAGTCCGTCGAACGCGTGAGCGACGGCCGGTTCAAGTTGGTCATGGTTTCCTCGATCGGCCCGCTGCGAGCCCGTTTCGATGGAATGCTGCAGATGACGGAGATCCAACCGGCGCAATCATGCGTGCTGGTGTTCGAAGGTCAAGGCGGTGCCATTGGATTCGGGAAAGGGCGCGCCGAGGTGCGGTTGCTGGATCGGCAAGGTCACACCGAACTGCGCTATGCCGCAGAGGCCCAGGTGGGTGGCAAGCTGGCGCAAGTCGGCTCGCGGCTGATCGACAGCGTTGCGCGCAAGATGTCCGACGATTTCTTCAGGGCCTTTCGCGAGAAGGCGACGCCTCGGGCTGCCGTCGAAGCCGAGTCGCCGGTTGTCCCGGAACTCGTACCCATGGAGTTGCCCGCCTGGGCTTGGTGCGTCCTCTTTGCAGGTGCTGCAATCACTTTGCTGATGCTTATTCGCTAG
- a CDS encoding alpha/beta hydrolase family protein, with product MKEEQLKADGANSRTPKMVVSNGVDRFLADGVLYFDDVAVKEQISVRKHQSFEKAAPLLDRPVETVFFPYKDYKFKAYLRLPRGVDKAPVAILIGGLDTTKVDYRNVSDMLLARGVATFAFDGPGQGETAFFLRLTPHFEETVSAAIDYLEKRPEIDAQRIGIVGRSLGGYFAPKAAAVDDRVSGPVTRMIWDDSGHCNHDRSHYARPAIADFIVCNL from the coding sequence GTGAAAGAAGAACAGCTCAAGGCTGACGGTGCCAACTCGCGCACGCCCAAGATGGTCGTGTCCAACGGCGTGGACCGCTTCCTGGCCGACGGGGTGCTGTACTTCGACGATGTCGCGGTGAAGGAGCAGATCAGCGTCCGCAAGCACCAGTCCTTCGAGAAGGCGGCGCCGCTTCTGGATCGGCCTGTCGAGACCGTCTTCTTCCCCTACAAGGACTACAAGTTCAAGGCGTATCTGAGGTTGCCGCGGGGCGTGGACAAGGCGCCCGTGGCGATCCTGATCGGGGGCCTGGACACCACCAAGGTCGACTATCGCAATGTCAGCGACATGTTGCTCGCCCGCGGTGTGGCGACGTTTGCCTTCGATGGTCCGGGCCAGGGCGAGACCGCGTTCTTCCTTCGCCTCACGCCGCATTTCGAGGAAACCGTCAGCGCCGCGATCGACTACCTTGAGAAGCGGCCCGAGATCGACGCGCAGCGCATCGGCATCGTGGGGCGCAGCCTGGGCGGCTATTTCGCGCCGAAGGCGGCGGCGGTGGACGATCGCGTGTCCGGGCCGGTGACGCGGATGATCTGGGACGACAGCGGGCACTGCAATCACGACAGGTCCCACTATGCGCGGCCCGCCATCGCGGACTTCATCGTATGCAATCTATGA
- a CDS encoding cytochrome P450, with product MLLRAFLSAGIDTTVFGLGNVLHLLARHPDAYDKLRADPELLRAAIDEAMRVEPVAQQVFRTTARETALGGATLADNYKVMLLIGSSNRDPRQWPNADTFDIERRPRGTLTFGAGIHGCVGQVIARLEIEALLTVLMKRVRRFHVAGTPELYLNNTLRGLATLPLAIETA from the coding sequence CTGCTGCTCAGGGCGTTCCTCAGCGCGGGGATCGACACGACAGTGTTTGGACTGGGCAACGTGTTGCACCTGCTGGCGCGTCATCCCGATGCCTACGATAAGCTGCGCGCCGATCCGGAGCTCCTGCGCGCCGCCATCGACGAAGCGATGCGTGTCGAGCCCGTGGCGCAGCAGGTCTTTCGCACGACGGCGCGCGAGACCGCCCTTGGCGGCGCCACGCTGGCGGATAACTACAAAGTCATGCTGCTGATCGGATCAAGCAACCGTGACCCTCGACAGTGGCCGAATGCCGATACCTTCGACATCGAACGTCGCCCCCGGGGGACGCTCACTTTCGGGGCGGGCATCCACGGATGCGTGGGCCAGGTCATCGCGCGCCTGGAGATTGAAGCGCTGCTGACCGTCTTGATGAAACGCGTCCGACGCTTCCATGTCGCTGGCACGCCCGAGCTGTATCTGAACAACACGTTGCGGGGTCTTGCGACCCTGCCGCTGGCCATCGAGACGGCCTGA
- a CDS encoding branched-chain amino acid ABC transporter permease, protein MNALDYLQFVLAPQLFNGLTLGVAVILVALGLTITFGLLDVLNMSHGEFYAVGAFTAVALMAAGLGFWVVLFLAPLLMFPVAMLLERVLIRRVYDHAERHITTLLVTFGLSLVLEDLLKLAFGPNPYRPENPLPGMFEFGGLVLPYYRVFLVCAGSAVIAAIAWLVYRTRLGAMVRAAAFDRHMAASLGVPVGIVFSGTFAFGAALAALAGAILAPVYSVFPTMGHDFIFLAFSVVIVGGMGSVVGAVIAGLLLSQVHALSSLIIAPVWTEAIVFGVMVAFLMLRPKGLYGGLGRA, encoded by the coding sequence TTGAACGCGCTGGACTACCTTCAGTTCGTGTTGGCGCCTCAGTTGTTCAATGGCCTGACGCTCGGCGTCGCGGTCATCCTCGTGGCGCTGGGCCTCACGATCACGTTCGGACTGCTCGATGTGTTGAATATGAGCCACGGTGAGTTCTACGCGGTCGGCGCGTTCACCGCCGTGGCCCTCATGGCCGCGGGTCTCGGATTCTGGGTCGTGCTGTTCCTGGCGCCGTTGCTGATGTTTCCTGTCGCGATGCTGCTCGAGCGCGTGCTGATACGCCGCGTCTACGATCACGCGGAACGGCACATCACGACCTTGCTGGTGACCTTCGGCTTGTCGCTCGTGCTCGAGGACTTGCTCAAGCTCGCTTTCGGACCGAATCCGTACCGACCCGAGAACCCGTTGCCGGGGATGTTCGAGTTCGGCGGGTTGGTGCTGCCCTACTACCGGGTGTTCCTGGTGTGCGCGGGAAGCGCCGTGATCGCCGCGATCGCATGGCTGGTGTACCGCACGCGGCTGGGCGCCATGGTCCGCGCGGCGGCGTTCGATCGCCATATGGCCGCGTCACTCGGGGTGCCTGTCGGAATCGTGTTTTCGGGCACCTTCGCGTTCGGTGCCGCGCTCGCTGCGTTGGCGGGCGCAATCCTGGCGCCGGTGTACTCGGTCTTTCCCACCATGGGGCACGATTTCATCTTCCTCGCCTTCAGTGTGGTGATCGTAGGCGGGATGGGCTCGGTGGTTGGGGCGGTCATTGCCGGCCTGCTGTTGAGCCAAGTGCATGCGTTGAGCAGCCTCATCATCGCCCCTGTCTGGACAGAGGCCATCGTCTTTGGCGTGATGGTGGCCTTCCTCATGCTGCGGCCGAAGGGCCTCTATGGAGGGCTCGGCCGTGCTTGA
- a CDS encoding branched-chain amino acid ABC transporter permease: protein MLDRQSLALRASHLLTAGLFGAAALFAMAAHLLGDTFYIRLATEAFIFGGLALSVDLLLGCTGLLSLGQAMYFGLGAYASALVLMSNGSFWAAVGAGAGVCLVSGTVFGLVALRVRGVYFALITFALALVVAKLVYNTRALGGSDGLIGVPLVEIPLVFASTSTGNAPGFLLVAALLMLTLYVVIALLLGTPFGRMLVALRANEGRIAYLGYSVSRARMAVYVLASVVAGVAGTLYPMLRGFTSPDLLYFGTSGNALIAVIVGGVGTLTGAFWGSAILVLLKSIVGSYTTHHVIVIGTVFMLVVLFLPHGILALARDRLVRRLGRASVHRLSRLPVPSTGEGQ from the coding sequence GTGCTTGATCGTCAATCGCTTGCCTTGCGTGCGAGCCACCTGCTCACGGCCGGACTCTTCGGCGCGGCCGCACTGTTTGCGATGGCTGCGCATCTGCTGGGTGACACGTTCTACATCAGGCTCGCGACCGAGGCGTTTATCTTCGGAGGCTTGGCGTTGTCCGTCGATCTGCTGCTCGGGTGCACGGGGTTGTTGTCCCTCGGCCAGGCGATGTATTTCGGACTGGGCGCCTATGCATCGGCGCTCGTGCTCATGTCCAACGGGTCGTTCTGGGCCGCCGTGGGGGCTGGCGCCGGCGTGTGCCTGGTCAGCGGCACCGTCTTCGGCCTCGTCGCCTTGCGCGTACGGGGCGTGTACTTCGCCTTGATCACGTTCGCACTTGCGCTCGTGGTGGCCAAGCTGGTCTACAACACGCGCGCGCTGGGTGGCTCGGACGGTCTGATCGGTGTGCCGTTGGTGGAAATCCCGCTGGTGTTCGCGTCCACCTCAACCGGAAATGCGCCGGGATTCCTCCTGGTCGCGGCGCTTCTCATGCTCACACTCTATGTAGTCATTGCGCTCCTCCTGGGGACGCCGTTCGGACGCATGCTCGTTGCACTCCGGGCGAACGAGGGCCGAATCGCTTACCTCGGCTATTCGGTCTCGCGAGCGCGTATGGCGGTCTATGTGCTAGCCAGTGTGGTCGCCGGGGTTGCTGGCACCCTGTACCCGATGCTTCGAGGCTTTACATCGCCCGACCTGCTGTACTTCGGCACGTCCGGCAATGCTCTGATCGCAGTGATCGTGGGGGGCGTGGGCACGCTGACGGGGGCTTTCTGGGGAAGCGCGATCCTGGTGCTCCTGAAATCGATCGTTGGTTCCTATACGACCCATCATGTCATCGTCATCGGAACCGTGTTCATGCTCGTGGTGCTTTTCCTGCCTCACGGGATCCTGGCGCTGGCGCGTGATCGCCTTGTGCGTCGCCTCGGACGAGCGAGTGTGCATCGTCTTTCGCGCTTGCCGGTGCCCTCGACGGGGGAAGGCCAATGA
- a CDS encoding ABC transporter ATP-binding protein has translation MTTALLQVRDLCRSFGGLRAVDGVSFDVEANRITTIIGPNGAGKSSLFNLISGALTPDEGRVYLDGRDITGKPPNRLARAGMARSFQITNLFSELTVAENVRLAAQVLEPRRFMMRPVQRSRMAAGEVARILERMQLRDKADELAGHLSHGEQRRLEIAVCLASRPRVLLLDEPTQGMSHVDTQDTAQLVRSLSDEVTVLLIEHDIEMVMTLSDHVVVMHQGRKLAEGTPAQVRSNEAVQAAYLGYH, from the coding sequence ATGACGACGGCATTGCTGCAGGTGCGGGATCTGTGCCGCTCGTTCGGCGGGCTGCGCGCAGTCGACGGTGTGAGCTTCGATGTGGAAGCCAACCGCATCACGACCATCATCGGCCCGAACGGGGCCGGGAAGTCGAGCCTCTTCAATCTCATCAGCGGAGCCCTCACCCCCGATGAAGGTCGCGTCTATCTCGACGGCCGCGACATCACCGGCAAGCCGCCAAATCGACTGGCGCGCGCCGGAATGGCGCGCTCCTTCCAGATCACCAATCTGTTCAGCGAGCTGACGGTCGCGGAGAACGTCCGCCTTGCGGCGCAGGTGCTGGAACCGCGTCGCTTCATGATGAGGCCCGTGCAGCGCAGCCGCATGGCTGCGGGCGAGGTGGCGCGAATCCTCGAGCGGATGCAACTGCGCGACAAGGCGGACGAGCTCGCGGGCCACCTGTCGCACGGCGAGCAGCGCAGGCTGGAAATTGCCGTATGCCTGGCCTCACGACCACGGGTCTTGTTGCTTGACGAGCCTACGCAAGGCATGAGCCATGTCGATACGCAGGATACCGCGCAGCTTGTTCGCAGCTTGTCCGATGAAGTGACAGTGCTGCTCATCGAGCACGACATCGAGATGGTGATGACGTTGTCGGATCATGTCGTGGTGATGCACCAGGGCCGCAAGCTCGCCGAGGGCACACCTGCACAGGTTCGGTCGAATGAGGCCGTGCAGGCCGCGTACCTGGGGTATCACTGA
- a CDS encoding LysR family transcriptional regulator produces the protein MLDIEDLQTFVEVADAGGVSQAARRLGISKSIVSRRLLRLEADLGAQLLARTTRGAALTEAGVTFREHAARVCAEIEVARETILPAGNLRGHLRISAPLSFGPTHLAPVLAELARRHPLLHVHTYYSDRFVDIIGEGFDCAIRVGYLSDSNLIARRIGPIKGALVASPDYIREHGAPETPEELRSHQALLQGTETWHLIDGDKMIAVHPQGRFKADNGAALTAAAIAGLGIAALPDFLIEGALASGALVRVMSRYPFREAGIFVVRPAGRQPARKVRAVTELMIEYFG, from the coding sequence ATGCTAGACATTGAGGACCTGCAAACCTTTGTCGAGGTCGCCGACGCGGGCGGCGTATCGCAGGCTGCTCGCCGGCTCGGTATCTCGAAGTCCATCGTGAGCCGGCGCTTGCTCCGGCTGGAAGCTGACCTGGGTGCACAGCTTCTCGCGAGGACGACACGCGGCGCTGCCCTCACTGAGGCGGGGGTCACCTTTCGCGAGCACGCGGCGCGCGTCTGCGCCGAGATCGAAGTGGCGCGGGAAACAATCCTGCCTGCGGGCAATCTGCGAGGCCATTTGCGGATCTCAGCACCGCTCTCCTTCGGGCCCACGCATCTGGCGCCAGTGCTCGCGGAGCTGGCGCGCAGACATCCGCTGCTGCATGTGCACACTTACTACAGCGATCGTTTTGTCGACATCATCGGAGAAGGCTTCGACTGCGCGATTCGCGTGGGATACCTCAGCGACTCGAATCTGATCGCGCGCCGTATCGGACCGATTAAAGGAGCGCTCGTCGCCAGCCCCGACTACATCAGGGAGCATGGGGCACCCGAAACACCTGAAGAACTCCGGTCGCACCAGGCGCTCCTGCAGGGCACCGAGACCTGGCATCTCATCGATGGCGACAAGATGATCGCTGTTCATCCCCAGGGTCGCTTCAAGGCCGACAATGGAGCGGCTTTGACAGCGGCCGCCATCGCGGGGCTTGGCATCGCCGCGCTACCAGACTTCCTGATCGAAGGAGCCCTGGCGTCGGGCGCACTGGTCCGGGTGATGAGTCGCTATCCATTTCGTGAAGCCGGCATCTTCGTCGTGCGGCCGGCGGGGCGCCAGCCCGCGCGAAAGGTTCGCGCCGTCACTGAACTGATGATCGAATACTTCGGATGA
- a CDS encoding 2Fe-2S iron-sulfur cluster-binding protein — MTRIVFVQLDGSRHECDVRDGTSIMQTAVNAGLDGIIAECGGSAMCATCHVYVDPLRLDALPPPDAVEDEMLDSTFEARRSNSRLACQLVVRPEMDGLMISLPQRQA; from the coding sequence ATGACGCGTATTGTGTTTGTTCAACTCGACGGCTCCCGGCATGAATGCGACGTTCGCGACGGGACGAGCATCATGCAGACGGCCGTCAACGCCGGGCTTGACGGGATCATCGCGGAATGCGGCGGTTCGGCGATGTGCGCGACGTGCCACGTGTACGTGGATCCTTTGCGGCTCGATGCGTTGCCGCCGCCCGATGCTGTAGAGGACGAAATGCTGGACTCCACGTTCGAGGCTCGCCGATCCAACAGCCGCCTTGCCTGCCAATTGGTCGTGAGGCCCGAAATGGATGGGCTCATGATTTCGCTGCCGCAGCGCCAAGCCTGA
- a CDS encoding NAD(P)/FAD-dependent oxidoreductase: MADPIASSLDCVVIAGAGHAGTQLAICLRQEGYDGRLLIGLEFAATALSAGVSVDVIDVADRPMARAVSQPTSAAFEKSFVQAGAQFHFGSNVERLMGERGAVVGVQLNDGRSIQADLVVYGIGVVPRTGLAASAGLSVGGGIRVDEALRTSDPAIYAIGDAAEFPFDEGHCRLESVQNATDQARCVAAALMGRPAPYSAVPWFWSNQLLRLQIAGLARGCDQYVTIGPDLSQQFSVLCFRRDELVAVESVGRPADHIAARKILAGTRRPTPLDARRPGFEFKSWAAGMPA, translated from the coding sequence ATGGCGGACCCCATCGCTTCTTCGCTCGACTGTGTCGTCATCGCGGGTGCGGGCCATGCCGGTACCCAACTGGCAATCTGCCTTCGTCAAGAGGGATACGACGGACGGCTGCTCATCGGGCTGGAGTTTGCCGCGACCGCACTTTCGGCGGGGGTGAGCGTCGACGTCATTGATGTTGCAGATCGTCCGATGGCTCGGGCTGTTTCGCAGCCTACGTCCGCGGCGTTCGAGAAGAGCTTTGTTCAGGCGGGTGCGCAATTCCACTTTGGCTCGAACGTCGAGCGCCTGATGGGGGAGCGCGGAGCGGTCGTTGGCGTGCAGTTGAACGATGGTCGTTCGATCCAGGCTGACCTGGTCGTCTACGGCATCGGCGTTGTCCCCCGCACAGGCCTTGCTGCCTCTGCGGGACTGTCGGTCGGAGGGGGCATTCGGGTCGACGAAGCCCTGCGAACCAGCGACCCCGCAATCTACGCGATCGGGGATGCTGCGGAGTTTCCTTTCGACGAGGGCCACTGCCGGCTCGAATCCGTGCAGAACGCCACTGACCAAGCGCGTTGTGTCGCGGCGGCCCTGATGGGGCGGCCCGCACCATACAGCGCGGTCCCCTGGTTCTGGAGCAACCAGCTACTGCGCTTGCAGATCGCCGGGCTGGCGCGGGGCTGCGACCAGTACGTGACGATCGGCCCGGACCTCTCGCAGCAATTCTCGGTTCTGTGTTTCAGACGCGATGAACTCGTCGCCGTGGAATCCGTGGGCCGGCCCGCGGACCACATCGCCGCGCGAAAGATCCTTGCCGGAACGCGGCGCCCCACGCCGCTGGATGCCAGAAGGCCGGGCTTCGAGTTCAAAAGCTGGGCCGCAGGCATGCCGGCCTGA
- a CDS encoding ABC transporter substrate-binding protein, with protein sequence MLKIVCAATAWLALLSTALAQEPIKVGIVTPLSGTYAGIGQTLRRGFELAAREINDSGGAMGRRIELLFEDEEASPPIAVQKAEKLFQVSHVDFLSGTVHSGSSLAVAQVAERNGKLASTTVSYADSITGERCSPAMFRVNARAEQQSIALASWVAKTKPKARVLYIGPDYEMGRSSVAAFKKQAEKNGLVSVGEVYAPLDTKDYTQFFGQVRIGRPEVIYLAVAGNDTVRLFSQMQEFGLLKGVLVVGAGGTLNETNLGAIGAAAEGFVTGTGYSPQLDLPENKRFVSAYRAAYNSEPDSFAADSYGMLYAYKIAVEKAKSTETDKVRRALRGLTWSTPQGEKTIRAGDHQAIQDMYIVAVRKGQFEVIAKIAGPDAIGPNVCTRF encoded by the coding sequence ATGTTGAAGATCGTCTGCGCGGCCACGGCATGGCTGGCACTGTTGTCCACGGCCTTGGCCCAGGAGCCCATCAAGGTTGGCATCGTCACGCCTTTGTCGGGGACGTACGCGGGCATCGGGCAGACCCTGCGCCGGGGATTCGAACTGGCCGCGCGTGAGATCAACGATTCCGGCGGCGCGATGGGGCGCAGGATCGAACTGCTCTTCGAGGATGAAGAAGCAAGCCCGCCGATCGCAGTGCAGAAGGCGGAGAAGCTGTTCCAGGTGTCACACGTGGATTTCCTCTCCGGCACCGTCCACTCGGGATCGAGCCTGGCGGTGGCGCAGGTCGCCGAGCGCAATGGCAAGCTGGCCTCCACCACCGTTTCCTATGCCGACTCGATCACCGGAGAACGCTGCTCGCCCGCGATGTTCCGCGTCAATGCCCGCGCTGAGCAGCAGTCGATCGCGCTGGCTTCGTGGGTCGCCAAGACCAAGCCGAAGGCTCGCGTTCTGTACATCGGGCCGGACTACGAGATGGGCCGCTCGAGCGTCGCGGCTTTCAAGAAACAGGCCGAGAAGAATGGCCTTGTCTCCGTCGGCGAGGTGTATGCGCCGCTCGACACCAAGGACTACACCCAGTTCTTCGGCCAGGTGCGTATCGGGCGACCCGAAGTGATCTACCTTGCAGTCGCAGGCAATGATACTGTGCGGCTGTTCTCGCAGATGCAAGAGTTCGGGCTGCTGAAGGGCGTGCTCGTGGTGGGCGCGGGCGGCACCCTCAATGAGACGAACCTGGGTGCCATCGGGGCTGCGGCCGAGGGCTTCGTGACGGGAACGGGCTACTCGCCCCAGCTGGATCTGCCGGAGAACAAGCGATTCGTCTCGGCTTATCGCGCCGCGTACAACTCGGAGCCGGACTCGTTTGCAGCAGACTCGTACGGCATGCTGTATGCCTACAAGATCGCAGTCGAGAAAGCAAAGTCGACCGAGACCGACAAGGTGCGCAGGGCGCTGCGCGGCCTGACGTGGAGCACGCCGCAGGGGGAGAAAACGATTCGTGCCGGCGATCACCAGGCGATCCAGGACATGTACATCGTTGCCGTGCGCAAGGGCCAGTTCGAAGTGATCGCAAAAATCGCCGGTCCCGACGCGATCGGTCCCAACGTCTGCACCCGCTTCTGA
- a CDS encoding SDR family NAD(P)-dependent oxidoreductase, with product MQSPSTRLAGKVAIVTGAAQGIGRTYALGLAAAGAKICACDIADTAETVRLVQAAGGEAIGARVDVTSDSDLDAVVTRTLEAFGRVDVLVNNAALFANLRMRNFTEIDPAEWDRVMAVNVRGCWQAAKAVTPAMARSGGGSIVNIASATAFKGSAFLLHYVTSKGAVLALTKSLAREAAAHNIRVNAVAPGLVLSEQVVEHADWREAATAIVASRALKRDSQPEDLIGAVVFLASEESAFVTGQTLVVDGGSIMH from the coding sequence ATGCAATCTCCTTCGACCCGCCTGGCTGGCAAGGTGGCTATCGTCACCGGTGCAGCGCAAGGCATCGGGCGTACCTATGCACTCGGACTGGCGGCCGCGGGCGCGAAGATCTGCGCGTGCGACATTGCCGACACTGCCGAGACCGTTCGCCTTGTGCAGGCTGCCGGCGGCGAGGCGATCGGTGCGCGGGTGGACGTCACGAGCGACTCGGATCTCGACGCCGTCGTGACCAGGACGCTGGAGGCGTTCGGTCGCGTGGACGTCCTCGTCAACAACGCGGCTCTGTTTGCCAACCTGCGGATGCGCAACTTCACGGAGATCGATCCGGCGGAATGGGATCGTGTCATGGCGGTGAACGTGCGCGGCTGCTGGCAGGCCGCCAAGGCCGTCACACCCGCGATGGCGCGCTCAGGCGGAGGCAGCATCGTCAATATCGCCTCGGCCACCGCCTTCAAGGGATCGGCATTCCTTCTGCACTACGTTACCTCCAAGGGAGCGGTGCTGGCACTGACGAAGTCGCTCGCGCGCGAGGCGGCGGCTCACAATATCCGGGTGAACGCGGTCGCGCCCGGGCTGGTGCTCAGCGAACAGGTGGTAGAGCACGCCGACTGGCGCGAGGCAGCGACCGCGATCGTCGCGAGCCGTGCACTGAAGCGCGACTCGCAACCCGAGGACCTGATCGGGGCCGTGGTCTTTCTCGCCTCGGAGGAAAGCGCCTTCGTGACCGGGCAGACGCTGGTCGTCGATGGCGGATCGATCATGCATTGA
- a CDS encoding cytochrome P450, which produces MKLPRWNVWCMARFDQVRRALMDPQTFCSGAGVGISNSRKEAPWRPPSMLLETDPPAHTANRAAISRTLSPAAIRSLRERFESEAHRLVDSLLDQPTVDVVREMAEAFPLKVFADAIGIRPDGRDNLVAYGNMVFNGMGPRNELWHAAMANAEAVSKWVLDACRRDSLDPNGLGIQIYASVDSGEFTEEQAALMVRSFLSAGIDTTAHALASAMWLFAEHPAQWQKLREEPARVKNAFEEILRFESPFQMVFRTTTRDCVIDGVRILADEKVLLSLGAANRDPRKWPEPDRFDVTRAVTGHVGFGAGIHGCVGQMIARMEVEALLAALLEEISRIELADEPLRVRHNTLRGFEKLRVRLRR; this is translated from the coding sequence GTGAAGCTGCCGCGCTGGAACGTCTGGTGCATGGCGCGATTCGACCAGGTTCGACGCGCCTTGATGGACCCGCAGACCTTCTGTTCGGGCGCCGGTGTGGGGATCAGCAACTCGAGGAAGGAAGCGCCGTGGCGTCCGCCCAGCATGCTCCTCGAGACCGATCCACCGGCGCACACGGCGAACCGGGCCGCAATCAGCAGGACCTTGTCGCCAGCGGCTATACGCAGCCTGCGCGAACGCTTCGAGTCCGAAGCACACCGCCTCGTGGACTCCTTGTTGGACCAGCCCACGGTCGACGTGGTGCGGGAGATGGCCGAGGCGTTCCCGCTCAAGGTGTTCGCAGACGCGATCGGAATCCGCCCGGACGGCCGCGATAACCTGGTGGCATACGGGAATATGGTCTTCAACGGCATGGGGCCGCGCAACGAACTGTGGCATGCCGCAATGGCCAACGCCGAGGCTGTCAGCAAGTGGGTGCTCGATGCCTGCCGCCGCGATTCGCTGGATCCGAACGGCCTGGGCATTCAGATCTACGCAAGTGTGGATTCTGGCGAGTTCACCGAGGAGCAGGCCGCACTCATGGTGCGCTCGTTCCTGTCGGCGGGCATCGACACGACCGCCCATGCGCTCGCCAGTGCGATGTGGCTTTTCGCCGAGCATCCCGCGCAGTGGCAGAAGCTGCGCGAGGAGCCAGCCCGCGTCAAGAACGCATTCGAGGAGATCCTTCGCTTCGAGTCACCGTTCCAGATGGTGTTCCGCACGACGACCCGCGACTGCGTGATCGATGGCGTTCGAATCCTCGCCGACGAGAAAGTCCTGCTGTCGCTCGGGGCTGCGAATCGGGACCCGAGGAAGTGGCCGGAGCCTGACCGGTTTGATGTGACGCGCGCCGTCACGGGGCATGTTGGCTTCGGCGCCGGTATTCACGGATGCGTCGGCCAGATGATCGCCCGCATGGAGGTGGAGGCGCTCCTCGCGGCACTGCTGGAAGAGATCTCGCGGATCGAGCTCGCCGACGAGCCGCTTCGGGTGCGTCACAACACGCTGCGCGGTTTCGAGAAATTGCGCGTGCGCCTCCGTCGCTGA